The following proteins are co-located in the Roseovarius arcticus genome:
- a CDS encoding MBL fold metallo-hydrolase, with protein MTDLIAKDWFKARQLDDGITHIHEIHVANWLRCNIWHVKGRDRDLIIDTGMGLRPMIKEIAQLSERPITAIMTHSHFDHAGGMHEFADRCGHANEAQIIAAPTATNTVADSGYVRAETFAMLPWKGFSHETYEVKPAPLTQLLDEGDIVDLGDRIFHVFHLPGHSPGSIALYEKATGILFSGDVIYDGALIDDLYHSEAEVLSQSHARLRELPISTVHAGHFASFGQARMHALLDEYASGGLRVGDPETWIAGKMTGGAGGGSGD; from the coding sequence GTGACGGACTTGATCGCAAAGGACTGGTTCAAAGCGCGCCAGCTGGATGACGGCATCACGCACATCCACGAAATTCACGTCGCCAATTGGCTGCGCTGCAACATCTGGCATGTCAAAGGACGGGACCGTGATCTGATCATTGACACTGGCATGGGCCTGCGCCCGATGATCAAAGAGATCGCGCAATTATCAGAACGCCCTATCACCGCGATCATGACCCACAGCCATTTTGATCATGCGGGCGGTATGCATGAGTTCGCAGACCGCTGCGGCCATGCCAACGAGGCACAGATTATCGCAGCTCCTACAGCAACAAACACAGTGGCCGATAGTGGTTATGTGCGGGCAGAAACCTTTGCCATGCTGCCGTGGAAGGGGTTTTCGCATGAGACATATGAGGTGAAACCGGCCCCTCTGACGCAACTGTTGGATGAAGGCGATATCGTCGATTTGGGCGACCGGATATTTCACGTATTTCACCTGCCTGGGCATTCGCCCGGATCTATCGCGCTGTATGAAAAGGCGACCGGCATCCTCTTCAGTGGTGACGTGATCTATGACGGCGCCCTCATTGACGATCTCTATCATTCCGAAGCTGAGGTTCTATCGCAGTCTCATGCCCGCTTGCGCGAACTCCCTATAAGCACAGTGCATGCGGGGCATTTCGCCTCGTTCGGACAGGCTCGCATGCACGCGCTACTTGATGAATACGCAAGCGGCGGGCTGCGCGTTGGCGATCCCGAAACGTGGATTGCGGGTAAAATGACAGGGGGCGCGGGAGGAGGTTCAGGTGATTGA
- a CDS encoding NADP-dependent oxidoreductase yields the protein MTQSKTQNRQFVLAERPKGEPNENTLRLETGELPEPGKGQMLLRNEYLSLDPYMRGRMSDAPSYAAPVQIGDVMVGGTVAQVVTSDVDGFEQGDWVVAFGGWQDYALSDGTGVINMGKQPQNPSWALGVLGMPGLTAWAGLTQIGQPKSGETLVVAGASGPVGATVGQIGKILGLRVVGIAGGAEKCAHVVDTLGFDACVDYKADGFAKALKSAVADGIDIYFENVGGAVFDAVMPLLNTSARIPVCGLISQYNATSLPDGPDRLSLLMGTILRKRMTMRGFIVFDDFGHLYPEFSRQMGDWVTQGKIQYREEMIDGLEQAPAAFVGLLKGEAFGKRVIKLSA from the coding sequence ATGACCCAATCGAAAACACAAAACCGCCAATTCGTGCTGGCCGAACGTCCCAAGGGCGAACCCAACGAAAACACTCTGCGCCTTGAGACCGGCGAACTGCCCGAGCCGGGCAAAGGCCAAATGCTGCTGCGGAACGAGTATCTTTCTCTTGACCCCTATATGCGCGGCCGGATGAGCGACGCACCCTCCTACGCCGCGCCGGTCCAGATCGGCGATGTGATGGTAGGCGGCACAGTAGCGCAGGTTGTGACTTCGGACGTGGACGGCTTTGAGCAGGGCGACTGGGTTGTCGCCTTTGGCGGCTGGCAGGATTACGCGCTGTCGGACGGCACCGGTGTTATCAACATGGGCAAACAGCCCCAGAACCCTTCTTGGGCGCTGGGCGTTTTAGGAATGCCGGGGCTTACCGCTTGGGCGGGCCTGACACAAATTGGCCAGCCGAAATCTGGTGAAACACTGGTCGTTGCAGGCGCCAGTGGCCCGGTCGGCGCGACAGTGGGGCAGATCGGCAAGATCCTAGGCCTGCGGGTGGTTGGCATCGCTGGCGGGGCCGAAAAATGCGCTCATGTCGTCGATACTTTGGGCTTTGACGCCTGCGTAGACTACAAAGCTGACGGCTTTGCCAAGGCGCTGAAATCTGCCGTTGCGGATGGTATTGATATCTACTTTGAGAACGTCGGCGGTGCGGTTTTTGACGCGGTCATGCCCTTGCTTAACACCTCCGCCCGGATCCCTGTCTGTGGCCTGATTTCGCAGTACAATGCCACATCGCTGCCGGATGGCCCGGACCGTTTGAGCCTACTGATGGGCACAATCCTGCGCAAACGGATGACCATGCGCGGCTTCATCGTATTTGATGATTTTGGCCATCTCTACCCTGAGTTTTCCAGGCAGATGGGCGACTGGGTGACGCAAGGAAAGATCCAGTATCGCGAGGAAATGATCGACGGCTTGGAACAGGCGCCTGCGGCGTTTGTTGGGCTGCTGAAGGGCGAAGCTTTTGGCAAACGCGTCATCAAGCTGAGCGCCTGA
- a CDS encoding type 1 glutamine amidotransferase domain-containing protein, with protein MNILMVLTSHDKLGDTGNKTGFWLEEFAAPYYVFKDAGANVTLASPKGGQPPLDPSSDTDDAQTDDTKRFKGDDAAQKDLANTKVLSTVSADGFDAIFYPGGHGPLWDLAEDGDSKKLIESFAASDRPIGAVCHAPAVFKHPKGADGQPLVSGKTVTGFTNTEEEGVGLTDVVPFLVEDMLKANGGDYKKGDDWASFVVTDGKLVTGQNPASSAEAARKLLALL; from the coding sequence ATGAATATTCTTATGGTTCTGACGTCGCACGACAAGCTGGGCGACACTGGCAACAAAACCGGATTCTGGCTCGAAGAGTTTGCGGCGCCCTACTACGTGTTCAAGGATGCCGGGGCAAACGTCACGCTGGCGTCGCCCAAGGGTGGTCAGCCACCGCTTGATCCATCCAGCGACACGGATGATGCCCAGACCGACGACACCAAGCGCTTTAAGGGCGATGATGCCGCGCAGAAGGATTTGGCAAATACCAAGGTTCTGTCCACTGTTTCTGCTGACGGGTTCGATGCGATATTCTATCCCGGCGGTCATGGCCCCCTTTGGGACCTCGCAGAAGATGGCGACAGCAAAAAGCTGATCGAGAGCTTCGCGGCCAGTGACCGCCCCATCGGCGCAGTCTGTCATGCGCCTGCTGTGTTCAAACACCCCAAAGGCGCAGACGGCCAGCCGCTGGTGTCCGGCAAGACGGTGACCGGCTTTACCAACACCGAAGAAGAAGGCGTCGGCCTGACAGACGTAGTGCCGTTCTTGGTTGAGGACATGCTGAAGGCGAATGGCGGTGACTATAAGAAGGGCGACGATTGGGCATCGTTCGTAGTGACTGACGGCAAGCTGGTGACAGGCCAGAATCCGGCATCCTCCGCAGAGGCTGCGCGCAAGCTGCTAGCGTTGCTTTGA
- a CDS encoding arsenate reductase family protein has product MIIYGLNTCSMCTKARKALEAAGKDVTIRDIRADPLSEAELAELITEFGDRLVDRTSNDYRGLNDWLKNSEAEAQISAKPKLMARPVIRDGDALYLGWDVAVQQALLER; this is encoded by the coding sequence ATGATTATATACGGATTGAACACCTGCAGCATGTGCACGAAGGCACGCAAGGCGCTAGAGGCAGCGGGTAAGGACGTAACTATTCGCGATATCCGCGCCGACCCTTTAAGTGAGGCTGAATTGGCCGAATTGATCACTGAATTCGGGGACCGCTTGGTAGACCGGACGTCGAATGATTATCGCGGGCTTAACGACTGGCTCAAGAATTCCGAGGCCGAAGCGCAGATTTCGGCCAAGCCTAAGCTAATGGCCCGTCCAGTCATTCGAGACGGGGATGCCCTCTATTTAGGGTGGGATGTTGCAGTTCAGCAGGCGTTACTAGAGCGCTGA
- a CDS encoding mechanosensitive ion channel family protein: MTPKYPLFQKFRHLVCAGILCTAAVMSATEPAVAQTAPTSVDETASDPQKEVAVAPSVRDTEIEDRLRRILSASKWFTALEVSVREGIVFLDGQAETDERKEWARQLALRTEGVVAVVDQIEVDAQISWDLAPTWREIDRLADRAKWFAPVTIVSLLILFLAWMLSRGVAALARHSLRTRIPSPLLLHFVARVLSIPVLLIGLYLVLQLAGLTRLAVTVLGGTGLVGIILGLAFREIAENSLASILLSVRNPFRAGDWIRVAGHQGIVQSLNMRTTVLMTMDGNHVQIPNALVFTSIIENFSTNPNRRSEFIVGIGYDDSVPDAQAVIIEALRAHPAVLDDPEPNALVDELGASTVDIRVQFWFDGKSYSIFKVRSALMRQVKQALQNAGISMPDASREIIFPNGVLIRHAKASSSDQEAPTPAARIRGAANATSGEGDLASEVDDLERQADAADPPSAGENLLASTGGKGAGKN; this comes from the coding sequence ATGACGCCCAAGTATCCGCTTTTTCAGAAATTCAGACATCTCGTCTGTGCGGGGATCCTCTGCACCGCCGCTGTTATGTCGGCAACCGAACCTGCGGTCGCTCAGACCGCACCGACATCTGTCGATGAGACGGCCAGCGATCCACAAAAAGAGGTGGCCGTTGCCCCCAGTGTTCGCGATACGGAGATCGAGGACAGGCTGCGCCGGATATTGTCGGCCAGCAAATGGTTCACCGCGCTGGAAGTGTCGGTGCGTGAGGGCATCGTTTTCCTTGATGGGCAGGCCGAGACAGACGAGCGCAAGGAATGGGCCCGCCAGCTGGCCCTGCGCACCGAAGGCGTCGTTGCCGTTGTCGACCAAATAGAGGTGGACGCGCAGATCAGCTGGGATCTGGCCCCCACTTGGCGCGAGATTGACAGGCTGGCTGATCGCGCGAAATGGTTTGCACCGGTGACGATAGTCTCGCTGTTGATCCTCTTTCTGGCGTGGATGCTGTCGCGCGGCGTGGCCGCCCTTGCGCGCCATTCGCTGCGCACGCGTATCCCATCGCCCCTGCTGCTTCATTTCGTGGCGCGGGTACTGTCGATACCCGTCCTTCTGATTGGATTGTACCTTGTGCTTCAGCTTGCCGGGCTGACGCGTCTCGCCGTCACCGTTCTGGGGGGTACCGGTCTGGTCGGTATCATCCTTGGCCTCGCATTTCGCGAGATCGCGGAAAATTCGCTGGCCAGTATTTTGCTCAGCGTCCGAAATCCATTTCGCGCTGGTGACTGGATCCGTGTCGCCGGGCATCAGGGCATCGTGCAAAGCCTGAATATGCGTACAACAGTCCTGATGACAATGGATGGCAACCATGTGCAAATCCCAAACGCGCTGGTATTCACAAGCATCATCGAGAACTTTTCGACCAATCCAAACCGGCGCTCGGAATTCATTGTTGGCATCGGGTATGACGACTCGGTGCCCGATGCACAGGCGGTCATCATTGAGGCATTGCGCGCGCATCCTGCTGTGCTGGACGATCCCGAGCCAAACGCGCTGGTCGACGAACTGGGCGCCTCGACGGTCGATATTCGTGTGCAATTCTGGTTCGATGGGAAATCCTATTCGATATTCAAGGTCCGCTCGGCGCTGATGAGGCAGGTCAAGCAGGCGCTGCAAAACGCAGGCATTTCTATGCCTGACGCCTCGCGCGAGATTATATTTCCCAACGGCGTGCTGATCCGCCACGCAAAGGCATCTAGCAGCGATCAAGAGGCGCCCACACCCGCTGCAAGGATCCGGGGCGCCGCAAATGCCACATCCGGTGAGGGTGATCTTGCCTCCGAAGTGGACGACTTGGAGCGGCAAGCTGATGCCGCCGATCCACCGAGCGCTGGAGAAAACCTGCTTGCCTCAACGGGTGGTAAGGGCGCGGGTAAAAACTAG
- a CDS encoding ATP-binding protein, whose translation MASRTPRISARWSLTLQIGAFALLMAVLVWPQVQRYFLNEAAEQNSVTSRLVGDGLRSALDRYAPLPHLIAARPELSQLLRRPNDRDLAAGVNELLLNTAISVTASDVYLMDTAGLTIAASSYRKERSFVGRNFSYRPYFIQAIAGGLGQYFALGTTSGERGYFYAAPVRDGPHIIGVVAVKFTVDAFEARWREASSDIIVTDRAGIVFMASRPDWRLRASVALTPARRAEIEQNRQYPLDRLTPLDLEHKIGPGGIQLAIIDGAEYMLATSTATQAAGWTVTSLRRAAPARLQAAVLFAILAMLGLLMILAARVLRHRAAQRMRARKLLERRVDERTAALSHEITERRRTEETLRRTQAGLVQAGKLSALGQMSAALSHEFNQPLQAVKAYAENAQTFLDRGETSEVRDNIGRISRMADRMAAISKHLRNFARRPGEAIGPITLISVIEDALAVSAPKAKANGVQLDYIRPEGAPWVMGGHVRLQQVLVNLVSNGIDAAGAQGRLDIAVLPSAGGWQVTVRDTGPGLPPGAAEQMFDPFFTTKPMGQGLGLGLSISYNIVRDFGGTLWGADHHEGGAIFGVDLVAADVPEQDKSVQEAAE comes from the coding sequence ATGGCATCGCGCACCCCCCGCATCTCGGCCCGATGGTCGCTTACCCTTCAAATTGGGGCTTTTGCGCTGTTGATGGCTGTGTTGGTTTGGCCGCAGGTCCAGCGGTACTTTCTGAACGAGGCGGCAGAGCAGAACAGCGTGACGTCGCGGCTTGTGGGCGATGGTCTACGTTCTGCACTTGATCGCTATGCACCATTGCCGCATCTGATCGCGGCACGGCCCGAACTGTCGCAGCTACTGCGCCGTCCAAATGATCGCGACCTCGCCGCGGGTGTGAACGAACTCCTGCTCAACACAGCAATTTCAGTCACCGCGTCGGATGTCTATCTGATGGACACGGCCGGGCTAACAATCGCAGCCAGTTCTTATCGCAAGGAACGCTCGTTTGTCGGGCGCAATTTTAGTTACCGGCCCTACTTTATCCAAGCTATTGCTGGCGGTCTGGGACAGTACTTCGCCTTGGGTACGACATCCGGCGAGCGAGGCTACTTCTATGCCGCGCCGGTACGGGACGGGCCGCACATTATTGGCGTCGTCGCGGTAAAATTCACGGTCGACGCGTTTGAGGCGCGCTGGCGCGAGGCATCGTCAGATATCATTGTGACAGACCGCGCCGGGATCGTGTTCATGGCTAGCCGTCCAGACTGGAGGCTGCGCGCCAGCGTAGCGTTGACGCCAGCGCGGCGGGCTGAAATTGAGCAAAATAGGCAGTATCCGCTGGATCGGCTGACACCGCTGGATCTGGAGCACAAGATTGGGCCGGGCGGCATCCAGCTGGCAATCATCGACGGTGCCGAATACATGCTTGCGACCAGCACAGCGACGCAGGCAGCCGGCTGGACCGTCACGTCACTGAGGCGCGCGGCCCCTGCACGATTGCAGGCGGCGGTGCTGTTCGCGATTCTCGCGATGCTAGGCCTGCTGATGATCCTTGCCGCACGGGTCCTGCGCCACCGCGCAGCGCAGCGCATGCGCGCGCGCAAATTGCTGGAGCGCCGGGTCGATGAGCGGACCGCCGCCCTGAGCCACGAGATCACCGAACGCCGCCGCACCGAGGAGACCCTGAGGCGCACGCAAGCGGGCCTCGTTCAAGCGGGCAAGCTGTCGGCGCTTGGCCAAATGTCTGCGGCGCTGAGCCATGAGTTCAACCAACCGCTGCAGGCGGTCAAGGCGTATGCCGAAAACGCGCAAACCTTCCTCGACCGGGGCGAGACGAGCGAGGTGCGCGATAATATCGGGCGCATATCGCGAATGGCCGATCGCATGGCCGCGATTTCAAAACACTTGCGCAATTTTGCCCGCCGGCCGGGTGAGGCGATAGGGCCAATTACGCTAATTTCGGTCATCGAAGACGCGCTCGCTGTCAGCGCCCCCAAGGCAAAAGCAAACGGTGTGCAGCTGGACTATATTCGGCCAGAGGGTGCCCCATGGGTGATGGGGGGGCATGTGCGGCTGCAACAGGTGCTGGTCAATCTGGTGTCCAACGGGATCGACGCCGCGGGTGCCCAAGGACGGCTCGACATTGCGGTGCTGCCTAGCGCTGGTGGCTGGCAGGTTACTGTTCGCGACACTGGACCAGGCCTGCCACCCGGCGCGGCAGAGCAAATGTTCGATCCATTCTTTACCACCAAGCCGATGGGGCAGGGGCTGGGCCTTGGTCTGAGCATTTCTTATAATATCGTGCGTGATTTCGGAGGCACCCTATGGGGTGCGGACCACCATGAGGGAGGTGCGATCTTTGGCGTCGATCTGGTAGCAGCAGACGTGCCAGAGCAGGACAAATCCGTTCAGGAGGCGGCGGAATGA
- a CDS encoding sigma-54-dependent transcriptional regulator yields MTGTVLFVDDEEELRCAAAQTLKLAGLPALALAEAEMALARVARDFPGILITDIRMPGMDGMTLLRLALEIDPALPVIIVTGNGDVELAVQAMRDGAYDFLEKPYDPAHLTHVVRRALDKRRLTLENRALRNRVGGRDVIEARLIGRSGIMVRLREQVRAVAATDADALINGETGTGKEVIARAIHRASPRQGKPFVHINCAALPRDLVEIELFGHVAGAFSGAHRTRYGKLEHGRGGTVFLDEIDSLDTAVQAKFLHAIQSRQITPLGSNDPVDLDVRFIAASKEPLNDAVADGRFRSDLYYRLNVVTLRAPPLFERKEDIPQLFVHLVQEAATRYNRAAPDVNAATLSDLAEREWSGNVRELRNAADRFVMGLPAGDSASVDAPDSDGTLPARMAAHERSLIAAALTSNGGALKPTYEALGISRKALYEKMQKHGLDRRSFD; encoded by the coding sequence ATGACCGGTACGGTCCTTTTTGTCGACGACGAAGAGGAGCTGCGCTGCGCCGCTGCCCAGACGTTAAAGCTGGCTGGGCTTCCGGCGCTGGCGCTGGCAGAGGCCGAGATGGCGCTGGCCCGCGTCGCGCGTGATTTTCCCGGCATACTGATCACCGATATACGGATGCCCGGCATGGACGGCATGACATTGCTGCGCCTCGCGCTTGAGATTGATCCGGCGCTGCCTGTGATCATCGTCACAGGCAACGGCGATGTGGAACTCGCGGTGCAAGCGATGCGGGACGGCGCCTATGATTTTCTGGAAAAGCCCTACGACCCCGCTCACCTGACCCATGTTGTACGCCGCGCATTAGACAAGCGCCGCCTGACACTTGAGAACCGCGCGCTGCGCAATCGAGTGGGCGGGCGCGACGTGATTGAGGCGCGTCTGATCGGACGCTCGGGCATAATGGTGCGCTTGCGCGAACAGGTGCGCGCGGTTGCCGCCACCGACGCCGACGCACTGATCAATGGCGAGACAGGTACCGGCAAGGAGGTGATAGCGCGCGCGATCCACCGCGCCTCGCCGCGGCAGGGCAAGCCATTCGTGCATATCAACTGTGCCGCGCTGCCCCGTGATCTGGTCGAGATCGAACTCTTTGGCCATGTCGCCGGCGCGTTCTCTGGCGCGCACCGCACAAGATACGGCAAGCTGGAGCATGGGCGCGGCGGGACCGTCTTCTTGGATGAGATTGATAGCCTGGACACGGCTGTGCAGGCCAAGTTTTTGCACGCAATCCAGAGCCGCCAGATCACGCCGCTGGGCTCGAACGATCCGGTCGATCTGGATGTGCGCTTTATTGCGGCCTCAAAGGAACCGCTGAATGATGCAGTGGCCGATGGCCGTTTTCGCAGTGATCTGTACTACCGGTTGAATGTGGTAACGCTTCGTGCGCCGCCCCTATTCGAGCGAAAAGAGGATATCCCGCAGCTCTTCGTGCATTTAGTGCAGGAGGCAGCGACGCGGTACAATCGCGCAGCGCCCGATGTGAATGCGGCGACGCTCTCTGATCTGGCAGAGCGTGAATGGTCTGGGAATGTGCGCGAGTTGCGCAACGCTGCCGACCGTTTCGTTATGGGGCTGCCGGCGGGCGATAGCGCGTCCGTCGACGCACCGGACAGCGATGGCACCTTGCCCGCACGGATGGCCGCACATGAGCGTAGCCTGATTGCAGCCGCATTAACATCGAACGGTGGCGCGCTGAAACCAACCTATGAGGCGCTAGGGATCAGCCGCAAAGCGCTGTATGAGAAGATGCAGAAGCATGGGTTGGATCGCCGGAGCTTTGACTGA
- a CDS encoding TAXI family TRAP transporter solute-binding subunit yields MKFTAILASTTIIAAGAAFAQEVDKSDWPTSFTVGTASQGGTYFAYGSGWANLVAEELGLTGGGEVTGGPMQNMALVHTGEAAFGMTTMGPAAESLAGTNPIAPGLEMTQACAMFPMYQTPFSVTALASSGIKSVSDIPAGAKIGFGPAGSTSDTYFPRMMDTLGVEYDRRNGGWTDLGGQLQDGLLDVIAFAAGVPVPAVSQLEVQTDVNIIEFTEEEQAKLLEAFPVSDFSIKANTYSSLEADARSVSMWNFAIANCDLPTSFVNAVVDVVMSDNARMTGIHKAAGSTLPENWDKNKVLKWHPGAAAWFNENAGADIPADMIYGG; encoded by the coding sequence ATGAAATTCACCGCAATCCTTGCATCCACCACAATCATCGCCGCAGGCGCGGCCTTTGCGCAAGAGGTCGACAAGTCAGATTGGCCCACCAGCTTTACCGTCGGCACGGCAAGCCAGGGCGGCACCTACTTCGCCTATGGTTCCGGATGGGCAAACCTGGTGGCCGAAGAGTTAGGCCTGACGGGCGGCGGCGAAGTCACCGGCGGCCCGATGCAGAACATGGCGCTGGTCCACACCGGCGAGGCCGCGTTTGGTATGACGACGATGGGCCCTGCGGCGGAATCGCTGGCAGGCACGAACCCGATCGCGCCTGGCCTTGAGATGACGCAGGCCTGCGCGATGTTCCCGATGTACCAGACACCGTTTTCGGTGACAGCACTCGCGTCCTCGGGCATCAAGAGCGTCAGTGACATTCCCGCCGGTGCCAAGATCGGATTTGGCCCAGCCGGATCGACCTCCGACACATATTTCCCGCGCATGATGGATACGCTGGGCGTGGAATATGATCGCCGCAACGGCGGCTGGACGGATTTGGGCGGCCAGCTTCAGGATGGCCTCTTGGACGTGATCGCGTTCGCCGCAGGCGTGCCGGTGCCCGCGGTTAGCCAGCTTGAGGTGCAGACCGACGTGAACATCATCGAGTTCACCGAAGAAGAGCAGGCCAAGTTGCTAGAGGCGTTCCCTGTCTCCGATTTCTCGATAAAGGCGAACACCTACAGCTCGCTGGAGGCTGACGCACGGTCGGTTTCCATGTGGAATTTTGCCATCGCGAACTGCGATCTGCCAACGTCCTTTGTAAACGCTGTTGTTGATGTGGTTATGTCGGACAATGCACGCATGACTGGCATCCACAAGGCCGCAGGATCGACCCTGCCCGAGAACTGGGACAAGAACAAAGTGCTGAAATGGCACCCCGGCGCAGCGGCATGGTTCAACGAAAATGCAGGCGCGGATATTCCCGCCGACATGATCTACGGCGGCTGA
- a CDS encoding TRAP transporter permease, with product MTDQQSQVIAEGVDDEPVESNRRIFAGRGYLIVAVLSAVYAFFHMAALNGLSIYEWTGINIPLLPTFPMETWNFRIVHVAGALILGFTLYSARGFLDEGEGRGARHPLDILAAVAILPAFYAIWTAFGISAQIADGVMWNGMSAEFKNLELYHYGLPLIVATAIGIITGWFRGRERGQVAIADLLLSLCSIAVAVYLITIYGTLMRNSTGTPFAPIGISLAAVAGTALIMEMTRRVAGLALIVISGIFLIYVFTGDMLPGFLNAPNIQWTRFFSQVYTDAGILGPTTAVSSTYIILFIIFAAFLQASKVGDYFVNFAFAAAGRARGGPAKVAIFASGLMGMINGTSAGNVVATGSLTIPLMKKVGYHKKTAGAVEAAASTGGQIMPPIMGAGAFIMAEITGIPYTDIAIAAIIPAVLYFVSIYFMVDFEAAKLGMRGMSEDELPKFRDMIRRVFLFLPIIILIYALFMGYSVIRAGTLATAAAAVVSWLTPYRMGLRSILKAFELAGIMSIQIIAVCACAGIIVGVISLTGVGARFSSVLLGLADTSQFMALFFAMCISILLGMGMPTTAAYAVAASVVAPGLVQLGIPQLTAHFFVFYFAVVSAITPPVALASYAAAGISGANPMETSVASFKIGISAFVVPFMFFYNGAILMDGTWIEVIRAAVTAIFGVFLLSSGVQGWFAGGRVAWFMRVGLILAALFMISGGLITDALGIALTVALFLVQRQFQPAPDAQIVVRGSD from the coding sequence ATGACAGACCAGCAAAGCCAGGTTATCGCAGAGGGCGTCGACGACGAGCCCGTAGAGAGCAACCGCCGCATATTTGCCGGGCGGGGCTATCTGATAGTGGCTGTTCTGTCGGCGGTCTATGCGTTCTTTCACATGGCAGCATTGAACGGTCTGTCGATCTACGAATGGACGGGCATCAACATCCCGCTACTCCCAACCTTCCCGATGGAGACTTGGAATTTCCGCATCGTCCATGTGGCGGGCGCGCTGATCCTGGGCTTCACGCTCTATTCTGCGCGCGGATTTCTGGATGAGGGCGAGGGGCGCGGGGCGCGCCACCCGCTTGATATTCTGGCCGCGGTGGCGATTCTGCCCGCTTTCTACGCTATCTGGACCGCATTTGGCATCTCCGCGCAGATCGCAGACGGCGTGATGTGGAACGGGATGAGCGCCGAATTCAAGAACCTTGAGTTGTATCATTACGGCCTGCCGCTGATCGTGGCGACGGCGATCGGCATTATTACTGGCTGGTTTCGGGGCCGCGAGCGGGGGCAGGTCGCAATCGCCGATCTGCTGCTGTCGCTCTGCTCCATCGCGGTGGCGGTCTATCTGATCACGATCTATGGCACGCTTATGCGCAATTCCACTGGCACGCCGTTTGCGCCCATCGGCATCAGTCTGGCCGCCGTCGCAGGCACCGCGCTGATTATGGAGATGACGCGCCGGGTTGCGGGTCTGGCGTTGATTGTGATCTCCGGCATCTTTCTCATCTACGTCTTTACCGGCGACATGCTGCCCGGCTTTCTTAACGCGCCAAACATCCAATGGACGCGCTTTTTCAGCCAAGTTTATACCGATGCTGGCATTTTGGGGCCAACGACGGCGGTGTCCTCTACCTACATCATTCTCTTCATCATCTTCGCAGCGTTCCTTCAGGCGTCGAAAGTGGGCGACTATTTTGTCAACTTTGCCTTTGCCGCTGCGGGGCGTGCGCGGGGCGGCCCGGCTAAGGTCGCGATCTTTGCCTCCGGCCTCATGGGCATGATCAACGGCACGTCGGCGGGCAACGTGGTGGCGACAGGATCGCTGACCATCCCGCTGATGAAGAAGGTCGGCTATCACAAGAAAACCGCCGGCGCGGTCGAGGCTGCGGCCTCGACGGGCGGGCAAATCATGCCACCCATCATGGGCGCGGGCGCGTTCATCATGGCCGAGATTACGGGCATCCCCTATACTGATATCGCCATCGCCGCGATCATCCCGGCGGTCCTCTACTTTGTTTCGATCTACTTCATGGTCGATTTCGAGGCGGCAAAGCTGGGCATGCGCGGCATGAGCGAGGACGAGCTACCCAAATTCCGTGACATGATCCGCCGGGTATTCCTGTTTCTGCCGATCATCATCCTGATCTATGCGCTCTTTATGGGTTATTCGGTCATCCGCGCAGGCACGCTTGCGACCGCAGCCGCAGCCGTGGTGTCGTGGCTGACGCCCTACCGGATGGGCCTGCGTAGCATCCTCAAAGCGTTCGAGCTGGCCGGTATCATGTCAATCCAGATCATCGCGGTCTGTGCCTGCGCGGGCATAATCGTGGGTGTCATAAGCCTGACAGGGGTTGGCGCGCGGTTCTCGTCGGTTCTGCTGGGGCTGGCCGATACCAGTCAATTTATGGCGCTGTTCTTTGCGATGTGCATCTCGATCCTCTTGGGCATGGGGATGCCGACAACGGCGGCTTATGCGGTGGCGGCATCAGTCGTGGCGCCCGGCCTTGTGCAACTGGGCATCCCGCAGCTGACGGCCCACTTCTTCGTCTTCTACTTTGCGGTCGTGTCGGCCATTACGCCCCCTGTGGCGCTCGCTAGTTACGCGGCGGCGGGCATCTCGGGCGCCAACCCGATGGAGACGTCTGTGGCGTCGTTCAAAATCGGAATTTCGGCATTTGTCGTGCCATTTATGTTCTTCTACAATGGGGCAATCTTGATGGACGGCACGTGGATCGAGGTGATCCGCGCGGCCGTAACTGCAATCTTTGGGGTATTCCTGCTGTCGTCAGGCGTGCAGGGCTGGTTCGCCGGGGGCCGCGTTGCGTGGTTCATGCGTGTGGGCCTGATACTGGCGGCGCTGTTCATGATTTCGGGCGGGTTGATTACCGACGCGCTTGGGATCGCGCTGACCGTCGCGCTGTTTCTGGTGCAGCGGCAGTTCCAGCCTGCACCTGATGCGCAGATTGTCGTACGCGGTAGTGACTGA